TGCTCTCCGTGACCACCCAGGTGCGGCTCGATCTTTCTCGCTGATTGCGCAGTGCCCGGCGCTGTAGCCACTCATTGAGCGCTTCGTTGCCGCAGTCGAACCCCTCTACGTCGTGGGACGCTTCCAGCGGTTCCGGACCCCGATAGGGCCTCACACTGGGTCGAGGATCGAGGGCTCGGCCAACAACGCGGCGATCCTGGGCTTGGCCGCCGGTGGCCGGTCGAGCATCTCTTGTAGTTCCTCCCATACCTGCGGGGATACCGCGAAGACACGTCGGTCGGCAAGGTCATCGGCAGCCGCTGCCACGGCACAGCCGACCACATACTCATTCAGTGACATCCCCGTAGCCTTCAGCACACGGCGCACGATCGTGTCCTGGGCCGGTGTCACCCGGAGCGACCACCTCCTGTTTTTCGTATCCATGCCTGCATTGTACGCCGAACCGACGTACACGACAAGCCCCCTCTTGCTCTC
This is a stretch of genomic DNA from bacterium. It encodes these proteins:
- a CDS encoding DUF1778 domain-containing protein, giving the protein MGKPSWPPQRSSVRKRLRSESKRGLVVYVGSAYNAGMDTKNRRWSLRVTPAQDTIVRRVLKATGMSLNEYVVGCAVAAAADDLADRRVFAVSPQVWEELQEMLDRPPAAKPRIAALLAEPSILDPV